AAAATTACCTGTTAAATTTCCCCTGTTGTTAAGTTTGCTTAAGCTGGGGATAACTCTTCTATGCTTCACAGCTTATTTCTGCTCTCGTTATACGTCATGGCTACTGAAAGTTATTGAACCAAGGTGTTAATTATTGAGGGTTCAGCTGGATTATTTTTGCAGTCTCCTCTCTtccatttattgtttaatttcccTAGAattgtatttatgtatgtgtgatGGACTGAAGCTGGCTATCAATAGATGTGAGCCACTAGATTTTCAAGAGGGGAGTTACTAGCATCTAGAGCTCAATGGTCATCCAGTCCACTGGCTCCCAGCCTGGGTTTCCCACTGGAGTCGCTTGGAGACATGGTCTTGCCTGCAGAgttgttgtcgttgtttagtcactaagtcatgtcctaccctctgtgaccctatggactgaagcttaccaggctcctctgtccatgggaatttccaggcaggaatactggcgtggattgcaTATCTTTTTCCACTTGCCGGCACAGAGTCTGATTTAATTGCTTATGGGCTATGACCTGGgtattgagatttttttaaagctccctaGGTGAgtctaagctaagctaagtcactacagtgatgtccgactctgtgcgaccccatagacggcagcccactagcctctgctgtccctgggattctccaggcaagaacactggagtgggttgccatttccttctccaatgcatgaaagagaaaagtgaaagtgaagtcgctcagtcgtatcctactcttagcaaccccatggactgcagcctaatcaggctcctccatccatgggattttctaatgtccaggaaaattagagaaacaCTAATCTAATTCAAACCTGTCATTTCAAGTGTGAGGCAGCTAAAGTCAAAAGAGGTTTGACAAAAGGTTGACATAATTTGAGTAACTTCTGACAAGAAATAAAGCATGGCACTTTATACAATTTAGGCTCTTTCTAgcaattgttttgtttattgttgtttagttgctaagtcatgtccgactctttgttagcccatggactgcagtgcatcaggctcctctgtccatgggatttcccaggcaagaatactagagtgtgttgccatttccttctccaggggatcttcctgacccagggatcgcgctcacgtctcctgcattggcaggctgattctttaccactaagacacctggaaagcccttaacAATCATTACTTAATCCATTTTCACATTTTCTGAAAACACAGGTCACCCAGGGCTCCACCTGTGCCGTGTTTGGCCTTGGAGGAGTTGGCCTGTCTGTTATCATGGGCTGCAAAGCAGCTGGAGCAGCCAGGATCATTGCAGTGGACATCAACAAAGACAAATTTGCAAGGGCCAAACAGGTGGGTGCCACTGAGTGCATCAACCCTCAGGACTACGAGAAACCCATCGAGGAGGTGCTGAGAGAAGTGAGTGGTGGAGGTGTGGATTTTTCATTTGAAGTCATCGGTCGGCTTGACACCATGGTATGTACTTTGAAATGTCTCAAGACATCAACTTCTGCATTCTAGAGTCTTCTTTAATGTGGCGGagtataaacattatatataaagcatattttaaaaactatgatgATTTTCCATCTCCTATTTGTTACCTGGGTTGCTTAATTTATTATGATGAGGAATCTCATTCCATCAGTCAAAAAAAACCCGCAAAAAAACATGTCATGAGTATCGTGTCCTTTTTAGAGGGGGAAGGGGGTTTTTACTGAGCCatcataaatttaatttttagttttaaaaattcagactcaaataagTATAAAGAATATAAATTCTGATCTCAAGTTGGCAAATTTGATTTTTCAACACATTCTTAACAAAAACACGATTTAACAATATTTGTATGTTTTAATGAATTCTATTTTTTCCAAAGACCATACtttaaccaaaaacaaacaaacaaacaaagagcaACTTTAGGCTCCCTATCATTTAATTAACAGAAAATATGCCCCATTTTACTACAACagacagcacagtgcctggtacatgaaAAGCATCCAAATCTGTGTGCTGAATTGAATAATTTAAAAGGTCAACAGGTTTTCCCACCAAAATTTTAAGTGATGTGTGTATTACAGTGTTGTTTGTGGATTAAACGAGATGACACATGTAACATATTTAGCAAGTGCCTCCTGTCAGTGGTAAGCTCTTAATAAATGTTATCTGGTGTTGTCAAAAGGAAGTACCATTTCCAATTGTGTAAAACTTGCatcaactttaaaatatacatgatatttcccttctccaggggatcttcccaacccaaggattgaacccaggtctcctgcattgcaggctttcTTTACCGTGtgaccatcagggaaaccccatacatgaTACTACTTTCAAATAATTACAGATATCATCAATTGCAACAGAGAACACATCTCTAGCTATATTTCCCCTAACCAGAATTCTCTAGAATCCTAATGAAAACACCCCCAGAGACCAACACAGACAATCACCCTCTTTAGGTTCTCCTGTAAGTCCCAGCAGTGTTGGTAATAGGAAGCAGCACCTTAAGAGTAAAGCTCTTTGCAGCCTTGACCAGGAACAATTTATTCCATAGATGACTGATGTTCCAAGGCTGTCACTTGCTCCTTATGCCATTTTTAATAtggtttttccttcattttctcttgTGGAATTGGATTATTTTAAGTATCTGATAGCCACATGCCCTGAGGTTCTCTGATTTTCCAAGTGTCATACTCCAAAATCAAAGGATCAATTACTATATATTTCTGGGGTTGGGGGGTGTTTTCCTAAACAACTTTCATACTACACACATGTCTAAAAACCTGACTGGAGGGAAAagtctttctttttaagtttcagagtaaaaataaataaataaaagctcacAGAAGGTCAAAGCACATTTAAAACATGCCCATTTTGACCAACAGCTATATTGCTGTTTTGGCcaacagcttgctccttggaagaaatgctatgaccaacctaaacagcttattaaaaagcagagacattactttgccaacaaaactccatctagtcaaagctatggttttttccagtagtcatgtatggatgtgagagtgggactataaagaaaggtcagcatggaagaattgatgcttttgaactgtgatgttggagaagactcttgagagtctcttggactgcaaggagatccaaccagtccatcctacaggaaatcagtcctgaatattcattggaaggactgatgctaaagctgaaactccaattctttggctaccagatgtgaagaacctactcattagaaaagaccctgatgctgggagacattgaaggcaggatgagaaggggatgacagaggatgagatggttggatagcatcaccgacacaatgaacatgagtttgagtaggctcagggagttggtgatggacagggaagcctggcatgctgcagtccatggggttgcaaagagtcagaaatgactgaacaactgaactgaactgaacatcattaATTAGAAGGGAAAACAAATCAAAATCTCAAAGGAATTATTACCTCATACTTGTTCGaatgaatattattaaaaaaaaaaaagcaatagcaAGTGTTGAAGAGTGTGTGGAAGAAAGGGAattttgtgcactgttggtgggaatgtaaaatagccACTATGAAAAGCAGTATAATTGCTCCTCAAAAGATTTAAGATAGATGttttatcatatgatccagcaatcccacttctgggaatatatacaaagaaaataaactcacTATCTTAGACATGTGcatccccatgttcattgcagcattattcataatagccaagatatggaaacaacctaaatgtacatatggatgaatagataaagaaattgtgaggcatgtgtgtgtttgtgtgtgtatatatatgtgaattgtatacatgtatatatgtatatatatgaatgaatattatttggccatagaAAAGAAGTATTGACATTTGCAAAAACTTGGAAAAATCTGGAGgacattatgcaaagtgaaataagccagacacagaaagacagtaTTGTATGATCTTTCCTACACGTGCAGTCTAAAAAAAATCATGTTCTTAGAACCACTGAGTAGAACAGTGGTTACCAGGAGCTGGAGGAAATAGGGGAGGAATAATGGGTAGATGTCAGAGAGTACAAAGTCTCAGTTATGAGCAAGTTCTGGAGACATCCATGTAcagcatggttcagttcagttgctcagtcgtgcctgattctttgcaactccatgtatcacagcacgccaggcctccctgtccatcaactcccggagttcactcagactcgcgtccatcgagtcagtgatgccatccagccatctcttcctctgctgtccccttctcctcctgcccacaatccctcccaggatcagagtcttttccagtgagtcaactcttcgcatgaggtgcccaaaatactggagtttcagctttagcatcattctttccaaagaaatcccagggctgatctcctttagaatggtctggttggatctccttgcagtccaagggactctcaagagtcttctccaacaccacagttcaaaagcatcaattctttggcccttggctttcttcacagtccagctcttgcatccatacatgaccacaggaaaaaccatagccttgactagacagacctttgttggcaaagtaatgtttctgcttttcaatatgctatctaggttggtcataactttccttctaaggagtttgtgtcttttaacttcatggctgcagtcaccatctgcactgattttggagcccccaaaattaaagtcttccactgtttccactgtttccccatctatttgccatgaagtgataggaccagatgccatgatcttcgttttctgaatgttgagctttaagccaactttttcactctcctctttcacttccatcaagaagctgtttagctcttcttcactttctaccatagggtggtgtcatctgcatatctgaggttattgatatttctcccgacaatcttgattccagcttgtgcttcatccagcccagcgtttctcatgatgtactctgcatataagttaaataagcagggtgacaatatacagccttgacgtactccttttcctatttggaaccagtctgttgttccatgtccagttctaactgttgcttcctgacctgcatacaggtttctcagaggaaggtcaggtggtctggtattcccatctcttgaagaattttccacagtttgttgtgatccacactgtcaaaggctttggcatagtcaataaagcagaaatagatgtttttctggaactcgcttgcttttccaatgatccagtgggtattggcagtttgatctttggttcctctgccttttctaaaaccagtttgaacatctcaaagttcatggttcatgtattgctgaagcctggcttggagaattttgagcattactttactagcgtgtgagatgagtgcaattgtgcggtagtttgagcattctttggcattgcctttctttgggattggaatgaaaactgaccttttccagtcctgtggccactgctgagttttccaaatttgctggcatattgagtgcagcattttcacagcatcatcttttaggatttcgaatagctcaactggaattctatcacctctactagctttgttcatagtgatgcttcctaagtcccacttcacttctcattccagggtgtctggctctaggtgagtgatcacaccatcatgatatctgggtcatgaagattttttttgtacagttcttctgtgtactcttgccacctcttcttaatatcttctgcttctgttaggtccatacaatttctgttctttgttgagcccatctttgcatgaaatattcctttggtatctctgattttcttgaagagatctctagtctttcccattctattgttttcctctatttctttgcactgatcagatgcttatatctctccttttctcccttgcttttcatttttcttcttttcatagctatttgtaaggcctcctcagacagccattttgcctttttgcatttctttttcttggagatggtctttaGGGTAAATGTACATAAATTAGGAAAAAAGTGCCCATTAGAAATGGGCAGTAGAAAATGGATCCATTAGAAAGGGAGACCatcaagaggagaagagagaaatattGATGATGTAACTGACCATGTATCTGGTTCACCATCAAAATACCTAGTTCAAAGTACTGAGTGCAAGATATCTACTTAATAATTAAATGAGTTAGCCATTTCAGATTGCTCTGGCATCACATGATGATAAACGTTACCTTTATTTGAAGAATcagattatatatatgtaatgatatttgcatctttattatttttctaaaaaagagtTAAGTACATAAAACATACAATTTCATTCATCTACtgtttcattcaaaaatattttctgggcATCTTCTAAAGCCACGTGTAGTGGCTTTAGGAAATAATGGGAAGTGAAGAAAAATCCAATCTCTTCCAGCCACACATTCACGATTTAACTAGATCCATAGCACATGATACTGTGTATCACAAATGGGGACTACCAGAGAATCCACTTTAATGATGCTACATATTAATTTTATTCCAGATGTCTGCCTTGCTCTGCTGTCAAGAAGCATATGGTGTAAGCATCATTGTAGGAGTACCTCCTAATGCCCAAAATATCTCTATGAACCCCATGTTGTTGTTGACTGGGCGTACCTGGAAAGGAGCTGTTTTTGGTGGTATGTTGTGAGGCTTGAGGGCCAAATTCTTACTAACAtcaggaattctttccttttgCAAGTGACAAGGCCAgactggtgcatggtgatgacccagagtgatgttatggggagggaggtgggtggggggttcatgtttgggaacgcatgtacacctgtggtggattcatgtcaatttatggcaaaaccaatacagtattgtaaagtaaaataaagtaaaaaataataaataaaaataaaaaaataaaataaagttactgtaaatagtaaaaaaaaaaaaaaaagaatgcaatgtAGTTTAAAAATACACTAAGATTCCTTTGTATCTATAGGCTCCAAATCAACTAGATGTGGAACTAATGTACCCAAAAAGTCCCAAGGTAGATTTTAATGGTGTTGCCATAAACTGACTAGGATCtttcagcatcattttttttgaTACTGGTGACTGCATAATACACTGAGATACCTAGGAGTATCCAGGAAACCCATAGCAACAATTTATGTCTGCACTCACTGCCCAGATGTAGACAACTGCTAAATTTTCTTCTTGACTCTGAGAATCACCATCTAAACTATAGTTTCTCTATGAGGGAACTAATAACTAAAGGCTCTGGTTTGTTGGGtggagagattttttaaaaagtcaaatcacTTCAAAAGGATATTGAAACACACTCTCTTATTAACCTCAGCAACAGTAGTCTGTGGACATTTTATaaactttcatttaaattttatgtagaaAGTCTTGTCTCTAATCCTCTGTTTATATCTGGATGAATCTAACATTGATGACACTTTCTTTTCAGGCTTCAAAAGTAAGGAATCTGTCCCCAAACTTGTGACTGATTTCATGGCTAAGAAGTTTCCACTGGATCAGTTAATTACCCATGTTTtaccatttgaaaaaataaatgaaggattTGACCTGCTTCGCTCTGGAAAGAGGTAGATTTTAAGTTTTGATGGGGTTTGACTAACAGAGAAAAAAAGGTAGAAGGATGAGAGAAAGGCCAGGATGGAGTGCCTTGGTTTTCCATTCCTAGCTCAGTCTCTGCACGTAGAACACATAAGATCATATTGCAAGAAACTAAAATGCTTTGCATTTCCTGTTCTGCTGAAGCCAAATTATGTTGGTTGGTCACAGCAAATCTGAATGATCAGACCCTATCTTCACAAGAGATTCTCTGCTTTGCAAGGAAAAAGAGTCAGAGACACATAGTCATATAACATGGAGTTATCCCAGTCCCTGCCTGGCCACTTAAAATGGTTGACTGTTAATAACTACAAATTTAAATTAGATTCCAGACATCCCAGAAACTCATTATGGAAGTCAGTAGAGCTATATAGGCATCATTTTCTATGCATATAttacttttttcaaaaaatgctgactattatttttactctttttttctatttacaaaggatttttcacaaataaaaattattgcaAAGAGGAAGGGtacaaaatgctattttaaatgtttaaatctaCATTTTCTTCAAAACTTACAAAACCAAGTCAGTTCCATTTTCTACCTCTAATATTAATCTTTTACAAACACCTAAAAAGAAGAATTTCATCACTTGCATTTATAAATGAGACACAGTTAGTTATAGGCAGTTTTACCTAACTCCCACCTTCTTGTTCCATAGTCTCTGCTTTCTCTGTGACTTCACACTTCTCTTGAGGTTTTTTGGTTTTAAACACTATTTCTTAAACAGTCATACACATAACATATACTAGACACTTAGTCTGATAAATATtattgaagaaggaaagaaactaaCATCCAAACAGTACCAGATCACATCCTTTCTAAAAAGCAGTTTGGtcatgtgtatcagttcagttcagttcagttcagttcagtcgctcagtcgtgtctgactttctgcgaccccatgaatcgcagcacgcccggtctccctgtccatcaccaactcccagagtccactcagactcacgtccatcgagtcagtgatgccatccagccatctcatcctctgtcgtcc
This window of the Capra hircus breed San Clemente chromosome 6, ASM170441v1, whole genome shotgun sequence genome carries:
- the LOC102181105 gene encoding alcohol dehydrogenase E chain isoform X2 produces the protein MSTAGKMVATGICRSDDHVVNGFLVTRLPVILGHEAAGIVESVGEGVTTVRPGDKVIPLFVPQCGKCNICKHPEANLCLKHDLNEPQGTLNDGTCRFTCRGKPIRHFLGTSTFSQYTVVDEMSVAKIHADSPLEKVCLIGCGFSTGYGSAVKVAKVTQGSTCAVFGLGGVGLSVIMGCKAAGAARIIAVDINKDKFARAKQVGATECINPQDYEKPIEEVLREVSGGGVDFSFEVIGRLDTMMSALLCCQEAYGVSIIVGVPPNAQNISMNPMLLLTGRTWKGAVFGGFKSKESVPKLVTDFMAKKFPLDQLITHVLPFEKINEGFDLLRSGKSVRTILTF